A portion of the Cololabis saira isolate AMF1-May2022 chromosome 17, fColSai1.1, whole genome shotgun sequence genome contains these proteins:
- the LOC133464125 gene encoding kelch-like protein 10, which yields MDISVLKELLLEESLCDVLIKVGDGEFKAHRIILCGCSSYFSELFCSNPTQKVFSFPDVSAKVMSVIVEKAYAGSVTVTEANVLDLLGGAQRFDVKSIIQACCDFLQKNLSSDSSIVAWRLAEHSQYPELREKAYHYILLHFEEIARFSQEFVQLSVEELTDLIEKDELNVRQESAVFEAILRWIGFAPEERRGHIATLLPSVRLLLMPIEYLVEIVSKDDAVRNNLGCVNMVTSTVEILRDPSMERPPTRTRLPAELLFAISGLPDLLPHYKIQLYNVRTDRWLTVYQNDEPFPKFCVCVHLQGSIYFIGGHGHGHLSSVQKFTLATQSWEEVGSMHVPRCLVSVAVLNGFIYAMGGRHSSETLKSAERFEPDTNQWTEIAPMHDRRADAGAAALHGKIYICGGCGGGPLFSAECYNPDTDQWTLITPMETARHGAGVVSYNGHIYVAGGWDGGNEVSTVSAYDPVSKHWCTAAPMLHTRCLFGIAVLEEQLYVVGGFQNSQLCSNVERYDGASDSWQAVRDLEPICVNVSCCVVEREPHAAAYLS from the exons ATGGACATCTCCGTGTTGAAGGAGCTCCTTCTGGAGGAATCGCTGTGTGACGTCTTGATCAAAGTTGGAGATGGGGAGTTTAAAGCTCACAGGATCATCCTCTGCGGCTGCAGCTCCTACTTCAG TGAGCTGTTCTGCAGCAACCCAACACAGAAGGTCTTCAGCTTCCCGGACGTGTCAGCAAAAGTAATGAGCGTCATCGTGGAGAAGGCCTACGCCGGCTCCGTCACAGTGACGGAGGCCAACGTGCTGGATCTGTTGGGGGGAGCGCAGCGTTTCGACGTCAAAAGCATCATTCAGGCCTGCTGTGACTTCCTGCAGAAAAACCTCAGCTCCGACAGCAGCATCGTCGCCTGGAGGCTGGCAGAACACTCCCAGTATCCCGAGCTGAGGGAGAAAGCCTACCATTACATCCTGCTTCACTTCGAGGAGATTGCAAGGTTCTCCCAGGAGTTCGTGCAGCTGTCTGTGGAGGAGCTGACGGATCTCATAGAGAAGGACGAGCTGAACGTGAGGCAGGAAAGTGCTGTTTTTGAGGCAATCCTCCGCTGGATCGGCTTTGCCCCTGAGGAACGCAGGGGCCACATAGCCACATTGCTGCCCAGC GTCCGCCTGCTCTTAATGCCCATTGAGTACTTGGTTGAAATTGTGAGCAaagatgatgctgtaaggaacAACCTGGGCTGTGTGAATATGGTGACCAGCACCGTGGAGATCCTGCGTGACCCCAGCATGGAGAGACCCCCCACACGCACACGCCTGCCTGCCGAGCTGCTGTTTGCTATCAGTGGCCTCCCGGACCTTCTTCCACATTATAAGATCCAGTTATACAACGTGCGAACTGACCGCTGGCTGACAGTATATCAGAATGATGAACCTTTTCCAAAGTTCTGCGTTTGCGTTCACCTCCAGGGATCCATTTATTTTATTGGTGGCCATGGCCATGGCCACTTAAGCAGCGTGCAAAAGTTCACCCTCGCCACCCAAAGTTGGGAAGAGGTTGGGTCGATGCATGTTCCTCGATGCTTAGTCAGTGTGGCCGTCCTGAACGGCTTCATATACGCCATGGGAGGCCGGCATAGCTCTGAGACACTCAAGTCTGCAGAGCGGTTTGAGCCCGACACCAACCAGTGGACTGAAATCGCACCAATGCACGATCGGAGGGCTGATGCTGGCGCTGCAGCACTGCACGGCAAG ATATACATCTGTGGGGGATGCGGCGGGGGGCCTCTGTTTTCTGCCGAGTGCTACAACCCTGACACCGACCAGTGGACGCTGATCACGCCCATGGAAACGGCTCGGCATGGAGCCGGCGTCGTCAGCTACAACGGACACATTTACGTG GCTGGAGGCTGGGACGGCGGCAATGAGGTGTCCACCGTCTCCGCCTACGACCCCGTATCCAAGCACTGGTGCACGGCGGCCCCCATGCTTCACACCCGCTGCCTGTTTGGCATCGCCGTGCTGGAGGAGCAGCTGTACGTGGTGGGAGGCTTCCAGAACTCGCAGCTGTGCAGCAACGTGGAGCGCTACGACGGCGCCAGCGACAGCTGGCAGGCCGTGCGTGACCTCGAACCGATCTGCGTAAACGTCAGCTGCTGCGTGGTAGAGCGGGAGCCGCACGCAGCGGCCTACCTGTCGTAA
- the zgc:110319 gene encoding NFU1 iron-sulfur cluster scaffold homolog, mitochondrial, which produces MAAHVRWGIRQLFRARNTVHFRFPDGIRSSYRSPPKPQSFRAAQTLAGTGPTHSALRPLSIQTQDTPNPLSLKFLPGKPVLGSGTLDFPSPSSAGCSTLARNIFEIEGVKSVFFGPDFITITKTDEEVEWTDIKRHAMEAISKFFESGDPVTTGEVHNESSFSEDDDEVVSMIKELLDTRIRPTVQEDGGDVIFKGFEDGTVKLKLVGSCTGCPSSTVTLKNGIQNMMQFYIPEVENVEQVEDEVDEINAKVFADVELKLKE; this is translated from the exons atggcGGCGCACGTGAGATGGGGTATTAGGCAGCTGTTCCGGGCAAGAAACACGGTTCACTTTAG GTTCCCAGATGGAATCAGAAGTTCGTACCGTTCACCACCAAAGCCCCAGAGCTTCAGAGCAGCGCAGACTCTGGCCGGGACTGGACCCACACACTCCGCCC TGAGACCCCTGTCCATCCAGACTCAAGACACCCCGAACCCCCTCAGCCTGAAGTTCCTCCCTGGTAAACCTGTACTTGGGAGCGGGACGCTGGACTTCCCTTCTCCAAGCTCAGCTGGATGCTCAACATTAGCCAG GAACATATTTGAAATTGAGGGAGTGAAAAGTGTCTTCTTTGGCCCGGACTTCATCACAATCACAAAA ACTGATGAAGAGGTGGAGTGGACAGACATTAAACGTCATGCTATGGAGGCCATTTCCAAGTTCTTTGAGAGTGGTGACCCAGTAACAACAGgagaagtgcacaatgaaagtA GTTTCTCTGAAGATGACGATGAAGTTGTATCTATGATCAAAGAGCTTCTGGACACTAGAATCAG GCCCACAGTACAAGAGGATGGAGGTGATGTCATCTTTAAGGGTTTCGAGGACGGCACAGTAAAGTTGAAGTTGGTTGGGTCCTGCACTGGTTGTCCCAGCTCTACGGTCACTCTTAAAAATGGAATTCAGAACATGATGCAATTCTATATTCCTGAAGTTGAAAATGTGGAGcag GTGGAAGATGAAGTGGATGAAATTAATGCAAAGGTTTTCGCTGATGTGGAGCTCAAATTAAAAGAGTAA
- the LOC133463195 gene encoding interleukin-1 receptor-associated kinase 1-binding protein 1 homolog yields MSNQTRVDFAGDLKDHHMEVKAVNRERVGPRVREVQVTGVAEVSSPADRASLRVTLSSSKPSVDHVTSSVSRRLEYILQALRQQGINEEDTSVRKFLRRDTEMYHMDVEVMVTFSDFSKMEQICSILLEKLDKSVCVGMPRFYHSHECLSQIRQRACVSAVENAQQKASKLSQLLGQSLGPPLLVREEETKERRHEEEEDEEGGGRDREQDSLPLPNFPHIPTVTASSRVSVSFSFRDGNRKNL; encoded by the exons ATGAGCAACCAGACTAGAGTGGACTTCGCCGGTGATCTCAAAGACCACCACATGGAAGTCAAAGCTGTAAACAGAGAAAGGGTCGGTCCCCGGGTCAGGGAGGTGCAGGTTACCGGGGTGGCGGAGGTCTCCTCCCCGGCGGACCGCGCCTCGCTGCGGGTCACGCTGAGCAGCAGCAAGCCGTCCGTGGACCACGTGACCAGCAGCGTCTCCCGGAGACTGGAATACATCCTACAGGCGCTCAG ACAACAGGGCATCAATGAAGAAGACACCTCGGTGAGGAAGTTTCTCCGCAGAGACACTGAGATGTATCACATGGACGTAGAG GTCATGGTCACTTTCTCAGATTTTTCCAAGATGGAGCAAATATGCAGCATCTTGCTGGAAAAGCTTGACAAGAGCGTGTGCGTGGGGATGCCCCGGTTCTACCACAGTCACGAATGCCTGAGTCAAATCAG GCAGCGTGCATGTGTGTCAGCAGTTGAAAATGCTCAGCAGAAAGCCAGCAAACTCAGTCAGCTCCTGGGGCAGAGTCTGGGACCCCCCTTGCTGGTTAGAGAGGAGGAAACCAAGGAGAGGAggcatgaggaggaggaggatgaggagggtgGAGGCAGAGACAGAGAACAGGATTCTCTACCCCTTCCTAACTTTCCCCACATACCTACAGTCACTGCTTCCTCACGGGTGTCTGTCTCCTTCAGCTTCAGAGACGGAAACAGGAAAAACCTATAA